One window from the genome of Cardiocondyla obscurior isolate alpha-2009 linkage group LG04, Cobs3.1, whole genome shotgun sequence encodes:
- the Sk2 gene encoding sphingosine kinase 1, protein MVERKHQRRTMEDSVQGAPNAVLEEIFYVTSKRNTYYKVKLTEKGLSLQKEHNGASKIETIALGDIIGCRCMRSKRRNAGSCACRPGASKSQMKLVESAELYQQHDELDTSAYLYIYAYALKKARMKVTMRRERTTITLRFRSFDKYEDNLREASRWRLAIKCLVASVPVPKNLMSPSHGNLETLVGACPGENRKLLVLLNPKSGPGRGRETFQKRIHPILSEAERPYEIHITKYPNYAREFVRTRDIYQWSGLLMVGGDGIVFEVVNGLFQRPDWEKALQELPLGVIPCGSGNGLAKSIAYAKKEPYDRNPLLISALSAVKCKKTLMDIVRVETRSQILFSFLSVGWGLLSDIDIESERLRAIGGQRFTVWSVARLIGLRTYKGKVSYLPCNKVLPTENMENGNIYHKDYVAENILSHSRSYGDELDRCCTEPESISKGFYNTFGESSNDLNSCDDNDVITETLALETDNEKRHRLDSFYSATSAKSTYFSTGSASSYHSMEDGDSAEIGAENICNNQVMYGPSSTLPALTTQLSNCWTTVQGEFIMVHAAYQTHLGQDYFFAPRATLADGIIWLLIVKAGITRANLVQFLLGLSSGTHVTCPGVDMIPVKAFRIEPMEGTSGHITVDGEEVDYGPLQAEIFPSLASVMTP, encoded by the exons ATGGTGGAACGCAAACATCAACGACGAACCATGGAGGACAGTGTCCAAGGGGCCCCGAACGCCGTCCTCGAGGAGATCTTTTACGTGACGTCGAAGCGTAACACGTACTACAAGGTGAAGCTGACGGAAAAGGGTCTCAGCTTGCAAAAGGAACACAACGGTGCCTCGAAGATCGAGACGATCGCCCTGGGCGACATAATCGGCTGCAGATGCATGCGGTCTAAGCGCAGAAACGCGGGCAGCTGCGCCTGCCGACCGGGCGCGTCCAAATCGCAGATGAAGCTGGTGGAATCGGCCGAGCTCTACCAACAGCACGACGAGCTGGACACGTCGGCCTACCTCTACATATACGCGTACGCTCTGAAAAAGGCGCGCATGAAAGTCACCATGAGGCGCGAACGCACGACTATCACCCTGCGTTTTCGCAGCTTCGACAAGTACGAGGACAACCTGCGCGAGGCGAGTCGGTGGCGACTGGCGATTAAGTGCCTGGTCGCGAGCGTGCCGGTGCCGAAGAACCTGATGAGCCCCAGCCACGGGAACTTGGAGACCCTGGTCGGCG CATGCCCGGGTGAGAATCGGAAGCTCTTGGTGCTGTTGAATCCGAAATCAGGACCCGGCAGAGGTAGAGAAACCTTTCAGAAGAGGATCCACCCGATTTTGTCGGAAGCGGAGAGACCGTACGAGATTCACATTACCAAATATCCGAATTACGCCCGCGAATTCGTGCGCACGAGGGATATCTATCAGTGGAGCGGCTTGCTGATGGTCGGCGGCGACGGGATCGTTTTCGAAGTGGTGAACGGACTTTTCCAAAGACCCGATTGGGAGAAAGCTCTGCAGGAACTGCCGCTTGGAGTGATACCATGCGGTTCCGGGAATGGCTTGGCAAAATCTATCGCCTACGCTAAAAA AGAGCCGTACGATCGTAATCCCCTGCTTATCAGCGCGCTATCGGCGGTCAAATGCAAAAAGACGTTGATGGACATCGTACGTGTGGAAACAAGGAGTCAGATCCTATTTTCATTCTTATCTGTGGGCTGGGGCTTGCTGTCCGACATTGACATCGAAAGCGAACGACTGCGCGCCATCGGAGGCCAAAGATTTACCGTATGGAGCGTAGCGCGCCTAATAGGATTGAGAACGTACAAAGGCAAAGTGTCGTATTTGCCTTGTAACAAGGTCCTTCCGACGGAAAATATGGAAAACGGCAATATATATCACAAGGACTATGTTGCGGAGAACATACTGTCGCACTCGAGAAGTTACGGCGACGAATTGGACAG GTGTTGTACCGAACCTGAATCTATATCGAAAGGCTTTTACAATACTTTTGGAGAATCATCCAACGATTTGAACAGTTGCGACGATAATGACGTCATAACTGAGACTTTGGCCCTCGAAACGGATAATGAGAAAAGGCATAGACTCGACAGTTTCTACTCTGCAACATCGGCAAAATCAACTTATTTCAGCACTGGTTCAGCATCAAGTTATCACAGCATGGAGGACGGTGATAGTGCAGAAATTG GTGCAGAAAATATCTGTAACAATCAAGTTATGTATGGGCCGTCATCGACACTTCCGGCCTTAACAACGCAACTCTCAAACTGCTGGACAACGGTTCAAG GAGAATTCATAATGGTACACGCAGCTTATCAAACGCATTTGGGACAAGACTACTTTTTTGCACCACGTGCTACTTTGGCAGATGGAATTATTTGGCTTTTAATAGTCAAAGCCGGTATTACACGGGCTAATTTAGTACAA tttttattagGTCTGAGCAGTGGCACTCATGTGACTTGTCCTGGCGTTGATATGATACCTGTAAAGGCATTCCGGATAGAACCTATGGAAGGAACGAGTGGTCACATTACTGTAGACGGCGAAGAAGTCGATTATGGGCCACTGCAAGCGGAAATATTCCCATCTCTAGCATCCGTCATGACACCCTGA